DNA sequence from the Penicillium psychrofluorescens genome assembly, chromosome: 3 genome:
GGAAAGAGTATGAGACAAGAGGGAGCTGTTGAAGACGATGGGGGAAGTTACACTGTATGCTTTCGGAAGGTTACAGCCGGCACTCCCGATCACGTGAACTCCAAGCCCTAGGAAATGTGTAGGCTTGACGGCCAGACCTTCACGAATTTTATTAAATGGTGCAAAGGGGCTAAAAAGGTTCATTCCCAGATTAAAAAAAGTTTCAGGGACAATAGACATAGCAGGTACAGCAGGTACATCAAGAACAGCATGCTGGCTTCAATCAGACCACCCTCAGGCATGACTTTTTAGCACATTCTCCAGAGACTGAGTCTTGTCTACCGGGATGTAACTACGGAATCTCGGGCAAAACAATTGCAGATCTTGCTGGTAAATTTTGGCCGTTTTGAGACACTATCAATGCCAGATCTATGCGTCATGACTTCCATTGAGCCTCAAGAGGCAGTAGTAACAATGGAAATATATACTAGTGGGACCACCGCAGTTCTCAAGTTTGGATGAAGCGCCACCACCATCTAGAACATAATCTGACTCTTAAAAAGGCTACTGATGCAACAAAATTGAACTGAAAATCTCCAGTGATTAAAATTCACAAAAACGCGGAGTAGAAGAATACTAGCCTCGAGAAATAATCCGGAACCAGGCAACTTTGCCATAAGATAATAAACATATCGGACGAAGCATCTCGGAGTTCGGCAGCTGGTGTATGGGGCCAAATATTCTTGAGATCGCTGGAAATGCTCACGTTGTGTACAGGAATAGATCCAAGTGGCTCGATCAATATGAGCCCGATCGCGGTGGGTCATGATCGCCCACGGACCGGGACCTCCCTTCCCCTTGGCAGTTCCGAAAACAGCAGtgttaaaaaaaaaaaaaaaaaagccgaCAGAGATTAAAGAGAAAATTGAATTAATATTTGGGTGATATCAACACCTTCTATGGCCAGTCTTACTGGGGTCGCCCAAATGCAATGCAAAGCTCAAGAGGTATATCGTGAATTCCAACatcaaaaatcaaaaaagaGATGCGGTAGATGAAGCTTTACCACTGCTTTATTCGTGTTCCTCACAGCCCGACGGAGATTCTTGCTCCCGAGATTGCACAGCTTCCAGTTCAACTTTAGAGGAATCTTGTTCCCAATTGCCCATGGGATCCCGACCTCCATCGTAGCCTTGGGAGCTCTCGTGGTCGTCAGTCCCAGAAGGCTTTCGGGACCATCCATTCATGTTATCCAGCCCCAGATTATTTAGAAAGCTGTCAGAGGCAGAAGATCCGGACTTTTGCCCTTGGGGACCCGACTGCCCATATTGGCCTGGTTGTGCCTGCTCACTAGCTTGGCCCTGATACCCATTGTAGGCCCCGGGAGGTGCCTGAGGCCAGGCATCAATACCATCCAAGATAGCAACCGCCATTCCATTAGACATATGCGTTTCTATGTGGCAGTGGAACAGAAAGGGTCCCGGGTTGACCACCTGATATCGCAGCATCATCCAAGTTGGACCAGCAGGCCCTTGCGCAAGGAAAGTATCTCTCATCTGAGGGTTTTCCATGTGGAAAAGGTCAGGACGCTCGGCAGCGGCCTCTTCAGTGCTAGACCAGTTGAAGATCCCTGGGCCAACACCCAGGATGTAAGCCTTGTTGGAGTGCTTGTGCATGATGTGAGGGGCCTGGATTGCTGGTGTGTTGGGCATTTCAccgagctgcagcagaagaTCGACCCAGGTTCCGTTCATGGTTTGGATGACTACCTGTTCCTCTAAATTGTTCCTGGCATCTGGGTTGTAGAGGATCGGGTCGTCCCAATTGGCCATCATGTCGTATAACCCACCGCCAGAGGATGTCCACGTATAGGACGAGCCCCAGCGGCCAAGTGTAAGATTTATCAGCTGATCGGCGGTCTTGGGGATGGTGACGGCGGGATAGGGTTTAATGTCTCTCGGATCCAAAGGTATGACAGAAGCAGAGGTGTTTGTTCCACCGTAGTCCACATAAGCTTCAGACGGTGTGGTGTTTTGGGAACCTTTGTATCGCAGGGTAGCAAACCCGGAGATGACCTGATCGTCTTGGTTGGCGGGGATTCGGATCGTATAATCCTTGGGAGTCTTGTCGAGCTTGATCATAGCGGCGTATCGTTCACCGTTGTAGATGGACGCTCTTTCGACAAGAATCGGTTCAACATAGCTGCCATCAACTTCGTAAATGTACATGGGATGCTCGTCAATGGAGAAAATGAAAGCCTTCATTGCAGCCGCGCTAATGAACTTCAGACTGACCCAGCCCTGAGCCGGATCTACTTCAATAATCTCGTGCAAGCCCTCGGTGGGGCTGCATCCTGAGTTCAGACCTTCGGGGATTTTGTCAGGGTAGGTAGGGGGGAAGTTGCCCTGGGTCTTGTATATATTGGGTACACATCTTTTTTAGAATAGGGCATGAGTTAGTAAGTTCGACGGAGAGGTACTTTAAATCACTACTCACCCTTTGTCAGACAGCGGCACAGAGTCAATGGTAGACTTCAAGTATGGAAGCTCTAAactcgagattgtcgaggTCCCAGGGCAGTACACAGCACCACGGCCGTTGACCAAGATGCTGTCCATGCATCTAAATCAGAGTTAGTGAAAAAATATCGTTTTGTCCAGAAAAATGTAAAACTTACACGACATTCAGACGGCTGTCCACTTGTACCTGTTGGTACTGCTCAGAAGTCAAGCGGTCCCAGTCAGAGAGCATAACAAGCTGAGGATTTTGCTCTGCTCGCTGCATAGCTTGAATATCCTGGGCATTACTTGAAATCAAGCTGAAGGGTTGTGGTACATCGGGAGCCGGACTGTATTGATTAGATTTACGAGAGACCGTGGCGCTGGGATAGAAGCTTACTTTATCGAGATCGGACCATATAAACCATCCATAATCTGGGAGCGAGCATGAGAATGGTACCAATAGGTTCCATACTGAGTAGCTTTCCATTTGTATGTCCAGCTCTGCCCAGGTTGAATGGGTGTCTGAGTAAGGCCAGGTACACCATCAGACCATGGAGTGTTGTGCTGCTCGATACCGTGAAAATGCATGGTTGTGTTGAATGGCATGTTATTGTGAACGGTAAACTAGGGGAGAGGTAAGTTAACCACTGTAATCTGAACACCGATTCAATCTCCTGACTTACTtcaacatcatcaccctGGTCTAGACGTAGCTCAGGGCCAGGAAATTGGTCGTTCATGAAGACCATTTCCCGCACGTTACCGTCAGGAGCACCTTGCTGCCAGGTGAGGCTCAAGTCAAAGTAAACAGGCTTGGCCCACACCAAAGAAGGCATGAGCCCAGGTGTGGCGATGGCAAGTAGAGTCTTTAGCAGTGCCATGACGCTGATGATCTTGGTCGGGTCAAGGAAGGTCGAGTGCTGCTTGGGTAAAGTCAGAACTCAGATGGAATCTACAAGCCTGAAAAATAGACCTTGTCAGGTGTGGAGGTACCTAAAGTATTTTAATCGGGAATAATATTATACAGTTTCTCCAATGGTAAGCGGTACTAATGTTTACTCCTATCCACGAAAGCGCTTTAAATGTCCGAAAGCATATTTGCTTACATATTTGACAATACTAGGTTAGATTCAACCTTGTTCTCTCCTCTTTGGTAAGTTTGCATTATTGAGTAAAGACAAGCCTCTCTATGGGCGCGGAatgctgaggaggaggctgTAGAAGATCTGTGCAGCAACCAACCCCCGTTTTCGACAATATGGAGGGTAATAGGCCCCAGAGCTGGCTTGTCCTGTGGATTGAGTTATGCGAGCCACATCAAGTTCTGTGTCTGctgtgttgttgttgctcCTGTTGTTATGCAAGGAGGTAAAACTAGATTATTCGGAACGTAGTGTTTGATCGTGGCTGGCATTCCTAGCATAGAATGCCAGATATCCCTGCATTTTGCCCGAAAGATATAGTCAAACAAGTCGAGTGAGTGACTCAGAATGATGGATCTTGAAAGGTCCGATCATGCGCATGGTGAGAACCAGGAAATGGACGGGATGCCCCTGATGAACACTGGTAGAGAGGCAGCCGAGTGTGGTGGCAGCCCATGAGACGATGATTCAATAGTGATAATTGAAAGGAAGTCATAGTTCTGAACCTTCTCTATTTTTTATTggaaatttttttttccagcAAGGTGATGCGGTGTGGACTCAGCTAGCCGTCTATGTTTCTGTGTTTGTGATGTTGCTCCCGGCGGTTGCCATGGCGGCAGACGGAGATGGCAATTGCATCAGCCCATGAGTTGACTGGAGGAACCAAGTATTCAATGCAATAAATTTAGTTAATCTGTTCGACAGAAGCCCTTCTAGAAAAATTAATTACGTAGTAGGAAATGCTGCCCAGTTCGTCGTCGCCCTCTCAGGTGAAGCTCAGGCCGCCTTTAAGCTTATCGATAGTCGACGCCGGCGCTAGCCCCTTTTGGGCGACATGTAAACACACCATTCGCCCTCACCGTCTTTACAGCTTCATCTACCCTCAGCTCCCTGCCTTGTCCACCCAGCCAATCCTGGCACCCCTCTGTTGCTCTCTGCCAGTCTCTCTGTGTTTTCGGTCGCTCAACATGTCGATTGCGTGAGCTTCGTGGTGCTTTGTTATCCTGGCGCAATTTGCGACTCACGCCGAACCCCgttttccttccatttcGGTCTACGCCAGACTCGATTGAACCGACAGTTCAGCTTTCTTTCGCCAACTGAAAACTACGATCGACCTTAACTCAGATCTCTTCTTGAGGGCCACGAATCTCAGCtggtcgccatggctgccaccTCGTCGCAATTGCCACTGCGCTTCCCATGCTGGTGTCGAGCTGTGTACTCATGGGGCGGAGAGACGACACGCGACCTGGGCTTTGTGGAAGGCGACTTGATTGAATGTTTGAATGCAGGTGACGGACAATGGTGGATGGGCCGTTTGCGCCGTGACAGGCGTGCGGTTGGGCTCTTCCCATCCAACTTCGTCGAGCTCCTCAGCGAGGACTTTGTCCCCGTCAGTCGATCTGCCAGCCCAATGGTTCAACCAAACACATCCCCTATCAACAATCCCACGGCGGCCCCcaagaaacagaaaacaGTATTCCGAAAGCCCTTCCAGGCCCATAGAGAGGCCGTCGCCCCCTCGTCCCAACTGGCCCGCATCGGAACCACCTCAAGTGTTACAAGCAATATTCCACAAACACCCCCTCGAGATGGCTCCGTTCCGCGAAGCGTTAAGCCGCTGCGTACACATGCATCGCAAGTCAAGTATCAAGGCTCCTTGTCCCGAGCGTCATCTGGATCGCGTCCCTCCTCACGGGGTGCTTCTCCCCTCTCACCTCGTTCGTCGCAAGAGTCTGAGAGATCATCCGCCATGACGCCGAGACATAGCacgtcttcttctcggccttcttctcgcgaAGTCTCGCCTTTGGCACTACAGGAGCCTGAAGAAGActcgcctcctccacccccaccgccgccgcatcGAGTCGCTGTGAGTCGAGCACCATCGCCCTCTCCGCAGCCTGCATTACACTCTACTCGATCCGGATCACACTCTCCTCAACCACAAATGCACCATCCTCGGCAGCCATCACCTCGGTCAATGGCTCCCTCGCCCACGCCTTTGATGATGAATGATCGCTATGTAACATTCTCTCGCACGCCATCACCAGCAGCCCTTTCGATGCACTCGGCAAAATCCGAACAGTCAGATGTCAATGGAAACACACCGTCTCCTCTTCGCGACGCAATGGAGGATGTCATGACCTCTTTGCAAGATATGGGCATGCCACGACAAGCtccgtctccctctcctccgcctATGTTCAACAACCCTTGGTCGCCTGATGCGTACGATGAAATGCGTGGAGGAAAACAATCAGACGACAGGGGTCGACCTGTGACATCACTAGGATTTGATGGGAATAAAGGCCAGTACAATGGCGGGCTGATGCATCGGAATAGCATCGCTACCCAAGACCATTACATGGAGGGCCCACCTCAACTGAACAACTACGTCCAGAGGATGGAGAGCCGCCTCCGTCAGTTAGAAGACCAAAATAGGCCGcctgaagatgaagatgcccctcctccacctccacccaAGCACGCTACCTATCACCCTCGACACAACTCCATTCCGGCTCAATATCCGCATCTGAGAACTCAAAAGTCCGGGCAGGACTTGAGAGGAGACAACCTCAGCCGAACCTTTACCTACAAATCGACGACCACGGATTCCTCCAGCGGCATGCAAAGTATTGGCACCAGCATGACGGTCAGTACAGACAAAACAAGCCAGAGTCTGATGAGCGGCCCATCTGCTGGAGGCTTCAGTGCGACCAGTGCCGGAAGCTTTGCCAGGCGGAATCTTGGTGACCGGCCGAATACAGCTATGGACCCTATCCGGTCCCGGGGGTTCAGTGATGCTGGAAAGCGACCAGAAACACCCTTGACGGGCATCTCTTATCACTCCAGTCATAACACATCCCGGCAGGGCGCCTCTTCGGCCGTCCCATGGTCAGCGGCAGATATAGATGCAGCCGAGCCTTCTGGTGTCTTTGGCGGCCTTTCCACGCCGAAGGGCAAGAAGCACGGCTTCTTCAAAAAGATTCTTGAATCTGCCAAAACTGGAGCGGCAAGTGCGAGGAGCAGCATATCTGTTGGCTACAGCGATCGGTCACAGTCCCCCACGAAAGGGAATAGATTGGCCGGTGCAGTGTCGCCACTCCTCATGTCTCAGTCCAGCAAGGACACGGCCCGAGATACATTGCTTGCAAACAATCCTGTTGACTGGGTTCAGGTCCGCCGAGATGTCAACCGTGCCTCTTCTCCCAGCCGGAATGAGCGGATCGAACGGGCTGAGCGGTGCCAGATGCTTGATCACCCGGTGATCTATGCGGTAGAGGAACTCGGCGAGACCGCGGAAGGTGATGAAAGCATTGATGGACTACCCATCAGTGAGCCTACGAATTTCAACGCGCCAAATCTTGGCCTCGTTGACAAGAGTGCTCGCTTCGTGAACAGTCTTCCACCCATGACGAATCCGATGAGTTTGGCGCAGGGATACATTTGCCGTCCCTACAAGAGTGATGTGCAACGGTTGCGTGCAATCTTCACCTGGGTTAGCGAGAAAATTGCCTGGGAGGAGCCCGTTGATGGTCTCGATGTAGACCTGAAAAGACTTCTGCAGGCCAAACGCGGCACCCCGCAAGagattgctcttcttgtcAATGAGATGTGCGCCGCTGTTGGTCTTCACTCGGAGACAATTCATGGATTCCTCAAGACTCCCGGAGACACCCTGGACCTGGACAGTCTCTCACGTCCTAACCACTGGTGGAATGCGATTCTTGTCGACGGCGAATGGCGTTTCATGGATTGTGCGCTCGCCAACCCAACAAATCCTGTAAGGAACAAATTCATCACCAACAGTTCCGCAGTGGCTGAGAGCTGGTACTTCCTGGCACGACCACTTGACATCTGCTACACCCATGTGCCTATGTACCCGGAAGCACAACATATCTGTCCTCCAATATCACCAGACGTCCTGTTGGCGCTGCCAACCGTCTGCCCGCCGTTCTTCAAACTGAACGCCCAATTTCCAGATTATGATACCAGTCTGATCCGCCTCGAGGGATTGGAGGTCATGCAGATCCGTCTTTGGGTCCCAGCAGATGTTGAATGCGCGGCTGAAGTCGAGTCACCTGCATTCGCTCGCGATGCCGACGGTGATTTCTTCGAGAGTGGTGACATTGTGCGCAAACGAGCGCTTGTCCAGCCGGACTGGCACAGCGGCCAAAAGAGGATTACTGTCAAGGCTGTGCTGCCAGGAGATGAGGGTCAGGGTGTACTGAAGGTTTATGCTGGCAAGAAGGGGCTTATGCATTCCAGCCGTGATATTCCTCAtccattggcattggccCTTCCAATCTTGCACACCGGAGAGAATCCACCATACGAATTTGTCTTGCGCCATCCCACGCCTCATGCCCAGCGGCATGATCTTTATATCATGCAACCTCAATGTTCCCGGCTGGCTGTCAATAATACCTTTGTCTTTGCTGTTCGCCAACATCCTTCCTCGGgtccacctcctcctccctctaAGGATAACGAGCTCGTATCCAGCGGCCGAACTTCACCATCCATCTTCACGCGCCCATCGAGTGCCCTCAGCATGGTTTCCAGCACTGCCGGCGCATCTACGATCTCGAGCGGCTCAAACGAGTTTTCTGCATCAACCTCGGCTATCTCGTCGACAAAGTCCGGTTCCGGGCGAGAAAAGCCAGCGAAACTGGCGATTCAGTCTCCCTCTGGCAAAATTCTACGCCTCACCCGTAAAGCTGAGCATATGATCAGCAGCCCTGATACCAGCGGCATTTCCATGAGCGACGCCAGTGGTGAGGGCAGCGTCTGGGAGACCGTCATCAAGATCGGCGAGCGCGGTGTCTGGCGCGGTCTCGTGCTCGCCGATCGAGTCGCGCGCTGGTGCGTCTTCTGCGAGTGGGAGTGTAACTAATTTTTGACGTGTTTGTTTGATCCTGGAGTTGGCACTGAGCATTTTACTTCCCATGCATTTCAATTTTCTCGTCTTCTGCATATCTTGGTTTGATTTAGCTGGGGCTCTTGTTTCTGTTTGACTATATCTTTCTTGTTTCATTCTACGGACATTTGCATCGGCTCGACTAGCCTCCTGCATCCATTGCATTCTGCCATTCAACCCTTGGTGGATGGAGTCCTAATAAATAAGCACCTGTGAGAAATAAAATTTTGCATTTTGGTATTCTGAATTGGCCGGTTGTAGATATGTTATACTTTCTTGTCACACCGAGGAGGGTAATGCTGCCTCTATTCAATCCTCATTGTGTTTAAAGATTCGCCATTGCGGTGCGAAGGAGCGGCGCAACCTGCTTTCGACTGGCGGCCACATTGGTCTGCACCCATAGTCTTCTCCAGAGAGGAGAGTCCCCATTAAACTCGTCGCGGAGACCTTCTGTCACCGTGGGACTAATGTCACCATCCAACAGCGACCAATCCACCAGCCCGAGCTGCTCCGCTGCCTGAGAAACAAATCTCTTGACTCCGTCGACAGCTGCACTGTTGTCATTCACCGAACAGATAAAAAGCTCTCGACAAAAGCGGTCATTACCAGCTGTGAAAGCggtcatgatgatgaccacGTCCAACTGCTTATCCTCTGCCACCGCGAAGGAACGAACGGCATCCAGGAACTTGTCTGACCCGCCAGCCTTTCGAACAAGCCATTGCATCGACTTGACAGACGAAGAAAAACCAAGCTTGACGCGCTCTCCCGACGACTGCGTTGTCTCAGTCCAATCCTTGAAATCACGGTCCAGAATCTCGTCCATCGTAAGGAGGTCCAGACTATTCTGCTTCGTGTTAAGGACGCCCTTGTAAAATGCCTCCACGTCCCATTCCGTCTCCGCGGCAGCATCCTTCGAGATACGAGACTCAACCAGCCGCCGGAGCAGTTCCACAGCTTGGACGTCGACGTCGGTAACTTTGCCTTCGGCCGTCAGATTCGACGTGTCGATGAGCAcagcagccagagccagTTGGGCAACTTGCGACATTTCAGCTGCATCTCCAGCCCAGAGACCTCGCCGTTCCAACTCGTTTGCAACAAGGGAGGCGCATGACCCAGGCCCCGGGTGAATAACCAGCGGCTGAACAACCGGGAGTGCCTCTGCGCGAGGCATAAATTTCTCGTCAACATGGTGATCAATGCATCCCAGCGTGCGAAACTCCACATGCGGCAGACCGTTCAGAGCACCCCGGCCTGCTTCTCCCGAGTCTAAACGGAGCGGCATCGCGTTCCAATCAACTAACGTCGCGTCCGCGACAAGCGGTGTCTCCACATGTTGGGAATCTTTGAGTGCCTGCGCAAAATTTGCGACTGTAACGACATGCTCGCGCAGTAATGCCCCCGCGGAGTCAGGCGTCTCCTCAAACCGCTCTTCTGATCGCAAGGCAGGGAATTGCGTGGACAGCCACAGGGCAGTCACGAACTCCGGTCGTAGACGGTATAGTTCAGGCCCGGAGGGGATAGTCGGCAGATTCACGAGCGGGACATGTGGGCGCCGCGAGGTAGTGGGCAGCCGGTTGTCGGCGCAGTAGGAGTAGACgatggcggagatgatcgagTCGAGGTCTGCGGAGGCATTGCCGATCACGTACACGGGCGAGGGCGCAGTGCCggcgaggaactggaggTGCGATTGGCGGGCGTGGCGCAGGAATTGAAGCAGGCTGCGCATGACCGAAGGACGTGGAGAGTGTGTTTTGGgggttggagttggagttggGGGAAGTTGACTCTGACATCATTCTCTCGTCTCTGTCATTACAACCCACTACACATAGTAAGATCATGGCAGTCGTGCTGCCGGAGGTCTTCGCCCAGATCCCTCGCTACCCACTGCTCTACAACCATTCCTCGCCCATTCATTCCCTCCCGCGCACCTCTCAACGCGCAACCGGCACATCCCCGCGTCTGGCCCTCTTCGCCAAACGCGAAGACCAATCCTCACCACTCGCCTGCGCCGGCAACAAATACCGGAAACTCGAATACATCATCCCAGACATTCTCTCTGCCTCACCACAGCATCATGACCACGAACACGCAGAGACACCCACACCCAGCCCCGGCGCCGCCACAACCCTAGTAACAGAGGGCGCAGTCCAAAGCAACCACACAGTCCAAGTCTCCGCGCTCGCCCGACAACTCGGTCTAAACGCCCTAGTCCTGCTGCAAAAAGGAACAGGTGCCGGATTCCGCACTGCCAGAGACCCAGACGCCTTCCTGCGCAGCGGTAATGTGCAGATGAACCGCATGCTTGGCGCGGAGGTGCGTAtcctcgacgagggcgaTCCACTATCGCGTGATGCAAGACCCGTGCTAGAGGAATTGCGCGCCCGCGGACAGAGACCCTACTGGATCCCAGGCGGTGCGAGCATGCACGCGCTCGGTGGACTGGGGTATGCGCGCGCGGCGATGGAGATCGCGgtgcaggagaaggagctaCGGCTTGGTGGATCGGGACGGTTCGATTATGTGTTTGTGGCGTGTGGGAGTGGGAGTACCGTTGGCGGGCTGGTGGCCGGGTTCAAACTGTATGAGAAGATGCggacatcatcttcgtcgactgcgtcttcttcttctactactGCTGCTGCAACTGCTGCGCCACCGCGACAAATCATCGGCGTGCTCAATTCGCCTACAAATCCCAAACCATACCACGAAACGCGGGTACTTACCTTTGCACGCCGCGCGGGGGCATTGATCGGACTGGATCCCGAGACGGATCTAGGGGCGGAGGATGTGCGGCTGGATGATCGGTTCGTGGGCACTGGGTACGGGGTACTGGATGTGGAGGCGCGCGAGGCACTAGAAACCATGGCCCGAACAGAGGGAATGATTCTGGACCCGGTGTACACGGCAAAAGTAGCTCGCGGGATGCTGCATTGGGTCCAGCAGGGAGAAGTGGTGGCGGATGCTCGGCGGAACGGGAATCACTCGGACGAGGTGAATGTCTTGTTTATTCATACCGGTGGACAGGCTGCCCTGGGGGCGTATGCGGATGTAGTCTAACTATCTAGCCTCTGCACATACTGGGTCAATTAACGAATAGGAAAAGCTGCATTCAACTAGTATTACATGGGTTGTTTGACGAGCAAGAACAAAACAAGTAGAGCGAAtccagcatctgcatcaTGTCACAGTCATCAGAGCTTGGGTTGGTATAACCAGAAAAGCAGAAAATCAAAAGGCCATACACCTCGTATAGGAAACAAGTATCAGGAAAAGTACATTGGAAGAGAAACAAAGAACTCCCCGGACTCAATGGACCACAGACCTCTCCTCTCCGATAAGACTCCGATTTTCGAGCAGAGAAAAAACGAAACCAAAAGCAATAGGAATAACAATACAGAAGACACTCGGGAGTGGAATAAAGAAGGGAAATATAAGATGGTAACTCAGGATTCTGCTTGcgtggtggcagtggcagtggcagtggtgatggtggtttCCTTTCCACCATTGAGCGTGCTCTGAGCAGTGCCACCGCTGGGAGCATCCTCGTGGACCGACCCGGCGCGGCTGCTCCCGTTACTGACATCCATAGCCTCAAGAGCGTCGGCGGCATGAGTATTCTCCAACGGCTCCGGGTCAGGCTGATCGGCCTGGGAAGGCCCTGCCTCGGACTCAAGCTCGGGTTCCTGATTTGTAAGATCCGCAAAGACATCATCGAGGTC
Encoded proteins:
- a CDS encoding uncharacterized protein (ID:PFLUO_005550-T1.cds;~source:funannotate); translated protein: MALLKTLLAIATPGLMPSLVWAKPVYFDLSLTWQQGAPDGNVREMVFMNDQFPGPELRLDQGDDVEFTVHNNMPFNTTMHFHGIEQHNTPWSDGVPGLTQTPIQPGQSWTYKWKATQYGTYWYHSHARSQIMDGLYGPISINPAPDVPQPFSLISSNAQDIQAMQRAEQNPQLVMLSDWDRLTSEQYQQVQVDSRLNVVCMDSILVNGRGAVYCPGTSTISSLELPYLKSTIDSVPLSDKGCVPNIYKTQGNFPPTYPDKIPEGLNSGCSPTEGLHEIIEVDPAQGWVSLKFISAAAMKAFIFSIDEHPMYIYEVDGSYVEPILVERASIYNGERYAAMIKLDKTPKDYTIRIPANQDDQVISGFATLRYKGSQNTTPSEAYVDYGGTNTSASVIPLDPRDIKPYPAVTIPKTADQLINLTLGRWGSSYTWTSSGGGLYDMMANWDDPILYNPDARNNLEEQVVIQTMNGTWVDLLLQLGEMPNTPAIQAPHIMHKHSNKAYILGVGPGIFNWSSTEEAAAERPDLFHMENPQMRDTFLAQGPAGPTWMMLRYQVVNPGPFLFHCHIETHMSNGMAVAILDGIDAWPQAPPGAYNGYQGQASEQAQPGQYGQSGPQGQKSGSSASDSFLNNLGLDNMNGWSRKPSGTDDHESSQGYDGGRDPMGNWEQDSSKVELEAVQSREQESPSGCEEHE
- a CDS encoding uncharacterized protein (ID:PFLUO_005551-T1.cds;~source:funannotate), which translates into the protein MHHPRQPSPRSMAPSPTPLMMNDRYVTFSRTPSPAALSMHSAKSEQSDVNGNTPSPLRDAMEDVMTSLQDMGMPRQAPSPSPPPMFNNPWSPDAYDEMRGGKQSDDRGRPVTSLGFDGNKGQYNGGLMHRNSIATQDHYMEGPPQLNNYVQRMESRLRQLEDQNRPPEDEDAPPPPPPKHATYHPRHNSIPAQYPHLRTQKSGQDLRGDNLSRTFTYKSTTTDSSSGMQSIGTSMTVSTDKTSQSLMSGPSAGGFSATSAGSFARRNLGDRPNTAMDPIRSRGFSDAGKRPETPLTGISYHSSHNTSRQGASSAVPWSAADIDAAEPSGVFGGLSTPKGKKHGFFKKILESAKTGAASARSSISVGYSDRSQSPTKGNRLAGAVSPLLMSQSSKDTARDTLLANNPVDWVQVRRDVNRASSPSRNERIERAERCQMLDHPVIYAVEELGETAEGDESIDGLPISEPTNFNAPNLGLVDKSARFVNSLPPMTNPMSLAQGYICRPYKSDVQRLRAIFTWVSEKIAWEEPVDGLDVDLKRLLQAKRGTPQEIALLVNEMCAAVGLHSETIHGFLKTPGDTLDLDSLSRPNHWWNAILVDGEWRFMDCALANPTNPVRNKFITNSSAVAESWYFLARPLDICYTHVPMYPEAQHICPPISPDVLLALPTVCPPFFKLNAQFPDYDTSLIRLEGLEVMQIRLWVPADVECAAEVESPAFARDADGDFFESGDIVRKRALVQPDWHSGQKRITVKAVLPGDEGQGVLKVYAGKKGLMHSSRDIPHPLALALPILHTGENPPYEFVLRHPTPHAQRHDLYIMQPQCSRLAVNNTFVFAVRQHPSSGPPPPPSKDNELVSSGRTSPSIFTRPSSALSMVSSTAGASTISSGSNEFSASTSAISSTKSGSGREKPAKLAIQSPSGKILRLTRKAEHMISSPDTSGISMSDASGEGSVWETVIKIGERGVWRGLVLADRVARWCVFCEWECN
- a CDS encoding uncharacterized protein (ID:PFLUO_005552-T1.cds;~source:funannotate), producing the protein MRSLLQFLRHARQSHLQFLAGTAPSPVYVIGNASADLDSIISAIVYSYCADNRLPTTSRRPHVPLVNLPTIPSGPELYRLRPEFVTALWLSTQFPALRSEERFEETPDSAGALLREHVVTVANFAQALKDSQHVETPLVADATLVDWNAMPLRLDSGEAGRGALNGLPHVEFRTLGCIDHHVDEKFMPRAEALPVVQPLVIHPGPGSCASLVANELERRGLWAGDAAEMSQVAQLALAAVLIDTSNLTAEGKVTDVDVQAVELLRRLVESRISKDAAAETEWDVEAFYKGVLNTKQNSLDLLTMDEILDRDFKDWTETTQSSGERVKLGFSSSVKSMQWLVRKAGGSDKFLDAVRSFAVAEDKQLDVVIIMTAFTAGNDRFCRELFICSVNDNSAAVDGVKRFVSQAAEQLGLVDWSLLDGDISPTVTEGLRDEFNGDSPLWRRLWVQTNVAASRKQVAPLLRTAMANL
- a CDS encoding uncharacterized protein (ID:PFLUO_005553-T1.cds;~source:funannotate), producing MAVVLPEVFAQIPRYPLLYNHSSPIHSLPRTSQRATGTSPRLALFAKREDQSSPLACAGNKYRKLEYIIPDILSASPQHHDHEHAETPTPSPGAATTLVTEGAVQSNHTVQVSALARQLGLNALVLLQKGTGAGFRTARDPDAFLRSGNVQMNRMLGAEVRILDEGDPLSRDARPVLEELRARGQRPYWIPGGASMHALGGLGYARAAMEIAVQEKELRLGGSGRFDYVFVACGSGSTVGGLVAGFKLYEKMRTSSSSTASSSSTTAAATAAPPRQIIGVLNSPTNPKPYHETRVLTFARRAGALIGLDPETDLGAEDVRLDDRFVGTGYGVLDVEAREALETMARTEGMILDPVYTAKVARGMLHWVQQGEVVADARRNGNHSDEVNVLFIHTGGQAALGAYADVV